From the Mycobacterium sp. 155 genome, the window CCCGCCTCGGTGACCGAGGCGGGGTCCATTGCGTACTGGGGCGGCGTCGATGCGGACCTGCCGTCCTCCTGGCAGGGTGTACGCGAAGGACTTCCCATCCTCCACGGCATCCGCCCAACGCTGCGGGCGGCCTGCCACCGGCGGCGCGCACTTGCCAGGCGGTCGTTGTCGACGCACTGTGTGCTGTGCGCCGATAAGGTCATCGGGTGGCCGCTCCCAGGTATCGGCGCTGTGCTGCTGCGCTCACCGGCATCATCGTCATGCTCGTCTTCATCGGCTGCTCGCGCGTCGCAGAACCCGCTCAGGCGACTCCGCCGCGCTATGTGGTTGGCCTCAAACAGGTTGAGTTCGTCGACGACGCTTCGCAAGACGGTCCGCGCCACCTATCGGTCAGTATGTTCTATCCCGCCGACCCGCCCGCGAAGTCGGCCCACGCCTTCACCACTCCGTTCTTCGTTGGACTCGACATGTTTCGGGATGTCGAGCCGGTGTCGGATGGGCAACGCCACCCGTTGGTGTTGTTCTCGCACGGCCGGGGTAGCAATGGGCTGCAATACGCCTGGTTCGCACAAGCCCTGGCCAGCCACGGCTTCATCGTGGCGGCGTTGGATCACTACCGAGCCAACACCAACGAGTCATCCATCGTCTATCTGGCCAACAAGCTCTGGCAACGGCCACGGGATCTGAGCCTGATCACCGATTTCCTTCGGGCAGACCCATATTGGGGACCACGACTGGATTCCAACCGCATCGGCGTCGCCGGCCATTCGCAGGGCGGGTTCGCCGCGCTGTGGATCGGGGGAGCCATGGTCAACGCGCAGAAGTATCTCGATTTTCAGCGGGGATGGAAGAACAATCTGACCATCCCGGCGTACCTGCGGGCTCAGTTGCCGCTGGATCCCGAACCGGCGCTCCACGTGGCTGATCCACGAATCAAGGCCGTGTTCGCGATGGCGCCAGGAATCGTTCAGGCCTTCGGGATGGACAAGGCAGGGCTGCAGCGGCTGAAGGTGCCCACGTACATCACGGTCGGTGCGGCCGACACCCAGACCCCCGTCGAGGAGAACGCCGAGTTCGCCGCCGAGCACATCCCGGGCGCCGAGTTGAACGTGATTCCCGGCCACGTCGATCACGAGATCTTCGTCAACGAGTGCAACCAGATCGGCCGCGACGAGTTTCCCGAGGCTTGTATCGATGCACCCGGGGTGGATCGAGCGGCTGTCCACCGCTCGGTAGCGGAAGCGGCGGTTGGGTTCTTCGACGCCCGCCTCACCGGGTAATCGTGTTGGCAAGTCACGGTTCACGCACGGTGAGCAGAACCTTTCCCACCGTCTGATCGGAGTCGAGCAGCTTGTGTGCCTCTGGTGCATCGGTGATCGGGACTTCGGCTGCGACGACGGGTTTGACCGCTCCCTCCGCGATCAATGGCCACAATTGTTGCCGCAGTTCGGCGATGATCTCGGCCTTGGAGCCAGGCCCCTGTTCGGGCCGGCGACGCAGGTTCGTCGCGTGCACTGATCCGCGTTTGAAGAGCAGCGCGCCGAGATCCAGTTCGGCTGTGGCCCCACCCTGTAACCCGATGATCGTCAGGTGCCCGTTCTCGGCGAGTGTTTGCACGTTCTTGGGCAGGTAGCTGCCGCCCATGATGTCGAGAATGACGTTGGCACCGGGGTATTCAGCATTGACGATCGCCGGAAAATCCTGTTCGTGATAGTTGATCAACGTCTGTGCGCCGAGGTCGCGGCAGCGGTCCAGCTTGAACTGACTGCCGGCGGTCACCGCCACGTTGGCGCCCAGGGCGCGGCCGACTTGGATTGCGTGCGTGCCGATTCCGCTGCCACCACCGTGAATCAGCAGGGTTTGCCCCCGGCGAAGACCGCCAACCATGATCACATTCGACCACACGGTGGCGGCGGCCTCTGGCAGTGCCGCCGCGGCGGTGACGCTGACACCCTGTGGCACCGGCAGCACCTGGGTGGCGGCCACGTTCGCCCGCTCGGCGTACCCTCCGCCGGCCAGCAGGGCGCACACCGCATCGCCAGGCGCCCAATCCTTCACTCCGGCGCCCACTTCGGCGATATACCCCGACACCTCAAGACCGGGGACCTCGCTGACACCCGGCGGCGGCGGGTAGAACCCCATCCGTTGCATCACATCGGCGCGATTCACCCCGGCGGCGACCACGTCGATGGCGACCTGCCCGGGACCCGGTGCGGGCAGGTCGTCGACCTGAGCCCACTCCATCACCTCTGGGTCGCCAAAACCGTTGAGCGTTATCGCATACATGCAGCTTTCTCCTCTACTTGTTCCTTGTGGTCATCGGGCTGGGTCGGCCACAAATCGCACCAGCCCAGCGCGGCCCGTTCGGGTTTCACGCTGCAACACACGTAGCGACACGCCGTCACGAGCGATGTGCCGCCGAGGCGTCCGTGGGCCGACCATGAGTTGGCGGGTGCTGAGCAGGACGTTTCTCGCTTTTGCTCTCATCATGCGCTATCGATACTAGGAAGGGCGCGCGCTCGCCAACAGGTGACGAATGGCCAGCGAGTGGTGAAGAAGTGTCCAGCTGGTGGCAACCGCGGGCCGACAGCGGAATCCTTGGTATATGACCAAGCGCATCCTGAACGTCGTCACCAACGTCTCTCACTACGAGGATCCGTCCGAGCGGACCGGACTATGGCTCTCGGAGTTGACGCACGCCTATCACGTCTTCGTCGAAGCGGGTTACGAACAGACGATCGTCAGCCCGAAAGGTGGGTTCTCGCCGCTGGAGCCGCGATCGCTGAAGTTTCCGAACTACGACAAGAGCGCAAGGGCCTGGAAGGCCGACGACGCGAAGATGGCGCTGCTGGCCAACACCTCATCACCCGATGAGATCGACTCGGCGGATTATGACGCAATCTATTTCACGGGCGGTCACGCCGTAATGTTCGACTTTCCCGATAGTCAAGGGCTGCAACGTATCACGCGTGAGATCTTCGAGCGTGGGGGAATCGTGTCGTCGGTGTGCCACGGTTACTGCGGCCTGCTCAACACCACGCTGTCGGATGGATCACTGCTGGTTGCCGGGCGCAAGCTCACCGGGTTCGCGTGGTCGGAGGAGGTGCTGGCCCGCGTCGACAAGTTAGTGCCGTACAACGCCGAAGAGGAAATGAAGAAGCGCGGGGCTCTTTACGAGAAGGGCCTGATTCCCTTCGCTTCGTATGTCGTCGTCGACGGTCGGTTGGTGACAGGCCAGAATCCGGCGTCGGCCAAGGCGACGGCCAAGAAGGTCGTCTCGGTATTGGCGGACTGACCCCCAGTCTCGATCACGAGTCCGCTCATCGCGCGATGTGAATGAGAAATGGCCACAATGTGACGCTTCGGGATCTCGTCCGGCGATTCGCCGAACACGCGTGGCCCGCGCAGGCTATGAATCAACGGTGAGTAACCACGTGAACCTGACCTCGCAGGAAACCTCGTTGATCGCCGAGTCTCATCCCGAAGCGCTGGCACGAATGGACGAGAAATCGTTGAAGGATCTACAGAGCCGGCTCAGGCAAGCGCGCGAGAAGAACTTCAGCCTGTTGCGGCGCCAGGGTGCGGCTCGGGTAGAGGCCGAAGGCGCCCGTGGCGCCGCTCAGCCGTCCAACGAAAAGCGGAACGAAAAGGTGGACGTTTTCGATGAGGCGCTGGCTCGGGTGAGCGAGCGCCTCGAAGCCGTCGGTGACGCCGAGTAGCAGCCTGCTCTTCCGGCGCTGTCCAGGTGATTGAGGTAGCGTACTTAGCAGGTCTCGATAACGGCATGGCCGCTCGTAACACTTCACGCGTGATGCGACGCTCGACAGGTGGCAAAGGAGCTTGCACGTGGATCTCGGTACATGGGGCGATCTCACGATCCTTGCCGGTGTGATGGCATTGACTTTCGCGTCGTGCGTGTTCCTGTACGTCACCCGGTTGGAGAACCGGACCCCGGCGCCGCTGGGTGAACAGGTGGGCGCACACAAAGCGGTGCTGGCAAAGCTGCGCAAGCGTCAACCGCTGACGCAGGACGAGTTCGAGTACGCGACCGAACTGGTGGGTGACGCGCGTAACCCGCTCGCATACGCGATACCGGCTGTGCTCTTCAGCATGGGTTTCTTCTATGTGGTCGGATGTCTATACGAGTTGCATGTCCACGGCGGCAACCCGTCCTTCAGGACGTTCATCGGCGGGATCCCGATGCTGACCTCCATGAACATCGTCGCGCAACTGCGCAGGGTGGCGCGGTTGAAAAAGAACTTGCAAGAAGCTCCGCTGTTGGCAACCGAGCCGGCGGTTTAGCTCTGTTGCGGCGGTTCGGCGATCGGGTCGCCGTCCTCCCACAGCAGTAGCTGACGAACCGAAGCGCGCGACCCGTACGGTTGCAGCATCTGACTCGCGGGGCGGGGTCGCACCCTCAACGGCCACCAGAACCAGCGCCCGATCAGGGCCGCGATGGACGGCGTCATGAACGACCGCACGATCAGGGTGTCGAACAGCAGACCGAACGCGATCGTGGTGCCGATCTGGCCGAGGATCCGCAGATCGGCGAACACGAACGACGCCATGGTCGCCGCGAACACCAGGCCGGCCGCCGTCACCACGGCGCCCGAGCCTGCCATCGCCCGGATGATTCCGGTATTCAGGCCGGCACCGATCTCTTCCTTGAATCGAGAGATCAGCAGCAGGTTGTAGTCCGATCCCACCGCCAACAGCAGGATCACGGCAAGGGCTAGCACGATCCAAAACAGTTCGATGCCAAGAAGATCCTGCCAAATCAGCACCGACAACCCGAAAGAGGCACCCAATGACAGCGCGACGGTGCCCACGATGACGAAGGCGGCGACAATGCTTCGGGTGATGAACATCATGACGAGCAGAATCAGGCTCAGCGCGGCGATCCCCGCAATCATGAGGTCATATTTGGCGCCGTCCTGGATGTCTTTATAAGTGGCCGCAGTGCCGGCCAGGTAGATCTTGGACCCGGCCAGGGGGGTGCCCTTGACGGCTTCCTGCGCGGCGCGCCTGATGCTGTCGATATGCGAAATGCCTTCCGGCGTAGCGGGATCGCCGTCATGGGTGATGATCATGCGGGCGGCTTTGCCGTCCGGTGACAGGAACAGTTTGAGCCCGCGCAAAAATTCGGGGTTGGTGAACGCCTCCGGCGGTAGGTAGAACGAGTCGTCGGTCTTCGACGCGTCGAACGCCTGGCCCAGGGCAGTCGAGTTCTGCAGTGCGGCTTGCGTCTGGTCGTTGATGCCCGAGGTGGTGGCGTAGTTGGTCAGGGTCAGATCGCGGTTGGTCTGCTGGCTGGCGATCTGCGGTGGAATCAGCGCGAGCAGTTTCGGTTGCAGCGCATCCAGTTTGGCGATACTCCCGGAGACATTGGACAACTGGTCGGTCAGTGCGTCGATGCTATCGAGCGCGTCGAAGACCGATCGCAGCGCCGCGCACATCGGGATGTCAAAACAGTGTGGCTCCCAATAGAAGTAGTTGCGCAGCGGACGGAACTGGTCATCGAAGTTGGCGATCTTGTCGCGCAGATCCTGGGCTGTGGCGACGGTCTGCTGGAATGCCTTGGCCTGCTCATCGGTGACAGCGCTGGATTGCTGCTGCAACGCATACTGCTGGCGCAGGATGTCGATCGAGTTGTTGATCACGTCGACCTGTTTGAGCAGGTCTGCGCCGCGGGCCTGCTGGAAAGGCAGATTGTTGATCTGCGCTGAGCTTCCTGCGCTGATCTGGAACGGTATCGACGTGTGGTCCAGGGGCGTGCCCAGCGGCCGCGTGATCGACTGCACCTGGGCGATGCCATCGGTGTGGAAGACCGCCTTGGCGACGCGTTCCAGCAGGATCATGCTGGTCGGATTCCGGAGGTCGTGGTCGGCCTCGATCATCAGCAGCTCGGGATTCAGCCGCGCCTGGGAAAAGTGGCGTTCCGCGGCCGCGTAGCCGACATTGGCCGGCGCATCCGCCGGCATGTAGGGCCGGGCGTCGTAACTCGTCTTGTATCCGGGCAGTGCGAGTAGTCCGATGAGTGCCACCCCGACCGTCACCACCAGGACAGGGCCGGGCCAGCGCACGATGGCTGTGCCGATGCGGCGCCAGCCTCGAGTCTGCAGCTGGCGCGCAGGTTCGAACAGACCGAAATGGCGGCCGATAACCAGCACCGCGGGTGCCAGCGTCAAAGCCGCCAACACAGCGACGAGGACACCGATTGCGGCGGGAATACCGAGGCTCTGAAAGTACGGGAGTCGCGTGAAGGTCAGACAGAACACCGCACCGGCGATCGTCAGGCCCGAACCCAGGATGATGTGCGAGGTTCCGTGGTACATCGTGTTGAACGCCGACACCCGGTCCTGCCCGGCGTACCGCGCTTCGTGAAAACGTCCCAGGATGAAGATCGCGTAGTCGGTGCCGGCCGCGATCACCAGGAGTGTCAGCAGATTGGTCGAATACGTCGACAGCTCGATGACGCCGGCATTCGCCAACACGGCGACGACGCCACGCGACGCGGTCAACTCGATCATCACCGTGAAGATCACGAGAATCGCCGTGGTGACACGACGGTAGAGCGACAACAGCATCACCAAGATCACCCCGATAGTGATCAGGGTGGTTTTCAGCGTGCCGTGGCGGCCGACTTCGAACTGGTCGGTGACCAGGGGAGCGGGGCCGGTCACATAGGCCTTGACACCCGGCGGCGGCGGGGTGTCGTCGACGATGCGACGGACTGAGTCGACAGACTCGTTGGCCAGCGACTCACCCTGATTGCCGGCGAGATACACCTGTACCAAGGCCGCCTTGCCGTCGGCGCTCTGCGAGCCCGCGGCCGTCAGCGGATCACCCCAGAAATCCTGGATGTGCTCGACGTGCTTGGTGTCCTGACGAAGCTTCTGAATCAAGCCGTCGTAGTAGTGGTGCGCGTCGGCGCCCAGTGGTTGATCGCCCTCCAGCACGATCATCGCCGAACTGTCGGAATCGAATTCGCCGAACACCTTGCCGATCCGTTTCGCGGCCTGCAACGACGGTGCATCTTGGGGGCTCAGCGACACGTTGTGCGACTCGGCGACGGTCTCCAACTGCGGGACGAAAACATTCGTCACCACCGCCAGGCCTAGCCAGAACATCGCGATGAATACTGAGAACCGCCGGATCAGGTCCGGAACCCTGTGCTGCGTGTCGTTCTCGGTGCTCATCCGGACTTGTCCAGGCAGTAGGTGTAGGCGTTCAGGGTGTTCACCGTTCTCTCGTCCTTGACCACGTCATCGATCTTGATCCGGCAGCCGATCGAATCGCTGTCGCCCTGGGCCTGGACGTTGACGAACACCGCGGGCTGGGTGGTGGTCGTGTCGTAGGCCCACGGCAGCGTGACGGCGTCGGCGCGCTGTGGTTGGGCGTTGACATCCAGGTAGGTGATGGTTGCCACCGTGCCCGGCGGGCCGAAGACCTCCATGACGACGTGCTTGGGATTGAACGGAACGATCTCGTTCACCGCGCCGCTGGGCGTCGATGTGACGTCATGGGAGGCGAAGACACCGTGCAGGCGATAGACAGCGAAGCCCGCCACGGCGAGCACCGTCACCGCGACCAGCAGCATCCAGCGTCGACTCAGTCGACGTCCGATCGAAACCCGCTGCATCCATGACCCTTTCAACGAGCGGCGACCAGGCGCGGACGGTGGAAATCTCTGCTAGGACGGCTAATCAACTAGGTTGACGGTACGACACTGGGCCGGGCATCACAACCACAAACCTCAGGCGTTTTGCTGTGTGAAAGCTGACGGCGTCGGCTATACGCCCGCTTACCAACTCGCTCATCGGCGCGTCGAGGCGCCAGTCGGTGGCCGCCCGACCTACGGCGCCAACAACATGCTCTCCGTCGAACGGAGCTTCCCGTCTACGACATCGTGACCTTTGTGTGAGATAACCCCGCACGCGAGGCGTTTGTAGGCGCTACCGTGCGATTCATCCGCATTGGATGACGTGTGGTATTGCTGGTCTGGCCCCAGCCTGCGACGAGGAGATGTCGAGTGCACAGCGGTGAGTTGGAGAGTTTGCGGGCACGCACACTCGACGAGTCTCTGCTGGTCGATCTCGAGGAGCCGGACCGTCCGATCATCGACTTCCTGCGAGCCACACCCGGCCGGATAGCGGCGGTGGCCGTCCTTCTCGTGGCGGTGGTGCTGGCCGTGGGCGTCGCGGCGTCGACCACGGTCTCCAGCAGGCAACGGGAGCTGGGGACCCTCGGCTCGCACACCGAACCGCTCTCCGATGCGGCGCAGCGGATCTACAGCGCTCTGTCGTCGGCCAACACGACGGCGGCCACCGCGTTTCTGGCCGGCGGTGTTGAGCCCCACGAGATCCGTGACCGCTACGACGCCGCGATCGGACAGGCGTCCGCCGGTCTGGTGACCGCGTCGAACGGCGTATCGCCCAACGACACCGACTCGCTGACGTTGCTCACGGACCTGTCCAACCAGCTAGCGCTGTATACCGGGATGATGGCGACCGCCCGCTCGAGCAACCGCGCCGGCCTCCCGATCGGCGTCGCGTATCTCAGTGAATCGTCCACGCTGTTGCAACAGTCGATCCTGCCCGAAGCCGAGCACTTGTACCGGACGCAAACCGACGCTGTCACGGCGTCGCAGCGTTCGGCTGCGCCCCCGTATGCAGCGATCGTGGGGGCCGCGTTCGCCCTGGGTTTGCTGGTGCTCGCGCAGGTTTTCCTGGCCAGCCACAGTCATCGTCGGCTTAACCCGGGACTGGTGTTGGCGTCGGTGTTGATGGCAGTGCTCACGGCGTGGCTGACGGTCGCCGGACTGGTGGCGGCACACGCCGCCAACGACGCCCGCACGAAGGGTGGGGAGCCGCTGGAAGTCGCGGTGACCGCTCGGATCCTTGTTCAGCAGGCGCGTGCGGACGAAATTCTCGGCCTGCTCAAGCGCGGTTCCGACACGGGATCCGACGCCGGGTTCGATGAGCGGACCGCACAGGTTGGGCGGCTGCTCGACAGTCACCCGGTCGATGGAGCACGGGACGCCCTGCACGGCTGGACAAGTGCCCATGACCAGATCCGGAGCGCACTGGGAAGGGGCGATTACCAGGGTGCGGCGGCGATCGCGCGAGACAGCGGGCTCCAGCATTCCGCGGCCCAGTTCACCCTCTTGGATCAAGCATTGGGCGACGACATCGCACGGCTGCGGGAACGGCAGCGTGACGGCATCACGCGTGCGTACATGGCGCTGAGTGCACTTCCGGCCGGTGCCGCGGGCATCAGTGTGCTGGCGGCGCTGGCGGTCGCTGCGGGTGTCGCACCAAGGCTCAGCGAGTACCACTGATGCGTGCC encodes:
- a CDS encoding NAD(P)H-quinone oxidoreductase, encoding MYAITLNGFGDPEVMEWAQVDDLPAPGPGQVAIDVVAAGVNRADVMQRMGFYPPPPGVSEVPGLEVSGYIAEVGAGVKDWAPGDAVCALLAGGGYAERANVAATQVLPVPQGVSVTAAAALPEAAATVWSNVIMVGGLRRGQTLLIHGGGSGIGTHAIQVGRALGANVAVTAGSQFKLDRCRDLGAQTLINYHEQDFPAIVNAEYPGANVILDIMGGSYLPKNVQTLAENGHLTIIGLQGGATAELDLGALLFKRGSVHATNLRRRPEQGPGSKAEIIAELRQQLWPLIAEGAVKPVVAAEVPITDAPEAHKLLDSDQTVGKVLLTVREP
- a CDS encoding type 1 glutamine amidotransferase domain-containing protein; the protein is MTKRILNVVTNVSHYEDPSERTGLWLSELTHAYHVFVEAGYEQTIVSPKGGFSPLEPRSLKFPNYDKSARAWKADDAKMALLANTSSPDEIDSADYDAIYFTGGHAVMFDFPDSQGLQRITREIFERGGIVSSVCHGYCGLLNTTLSDGSLLVAGRKLTGFAWSEEVLARVDKLVPYNAEEEMKKRGALYEKGLIPFASYVVVDGRLVTGQNPASAKATAKKVVSVLAD
- a CDS encoding RND family transporter, whose translation is MSTENDTQHRVPDLIRRFSVFIAMFWLGLAVVTNVFVPQLETVAESHNVSLSPQDAPSLQAAKRIGKVFGEFDSDSSAMIVLEGDQPLGADAHHYYDGLIQKLRQDTKHVEHIQDFWGDPLTAAGSQSADGKAALVQVYLAGNQGESLANESVDSVRRIVDDTPPPPGVKAYVTGPAPLVTDQFEVGRHGTLKTTLITIGVILVMLLSLYRRVTTAILVIFTVMIELTASRGVVAVLANAGVIELSTYSTNLLTLLVIAAGTDYAIFILGRFHEARYAGQDRVSAFNTMYHGTSHIILGSGLTIAGAVFCLTFTRLPYFQSLGIPAAIGVLVAVLAALTLAPAVLVIGRHFGLFEPARQLQTRGWRRIGTAIVRWPGPVLVVTVGVALIGLLALPGYKTSYDARPYMPADAPANVGYAAAERHFSQARLNPELLMIEADHDLRNPTSMILLERVAKAVFHTDGIAQVQSITRPLGTPLDHTSIPFQISAGSSAQINNLPFQQARGADLLKQVDVINNSIDILRQQYALQQQSSAVTDEQAKAFQQTVATAQDLRDKIANFDDQFRPLRNYFYWEPHCFDIPMCAALRSVFDALDSIDALTDQLSNVSGSIAKLDALQPKLLALIPPQIASQQTNRDLTLTNYATTSGINDQTQAALQNSTALGQAFDASKTDDSFYLPPEAFTNPEFLRGLKLFLSPDGKAARMIITHDGDPATPEGISHIDSIRRAAQEAVKGTPLAGSKIYLAGTAATYKDIQDGAKYDLMIAGIAALSLILLVMMFITRSIVAAFVIVGTVALSLGASFGLSVLIWQDLLGIELFWIVLALAVILLLAVGSDYNLLLISRFKEEIGAGLNTGIIRAMAGSGAVVTAAGLVFAATMASFVFADLRILGQIGTTIAFGLLFDTLIVRSFMTPSIAALIGRWFWWPLRVRPRPASQMLQPYGSRASVRQLLLWEDGDPIAEPPQQS
- a CDS encoding MmpS family transport accessory protein; protein product: MQRVSIGRRLSRRWMLLVAVTVLAVAGFAVYRLHGVFASHDVTSTPSGAVNEIVPFNPKHVVMEVFGPPGTVATITYLDVNAQPQRADAVTLPWAYDTTTTQPAVFVNVQAQGDSDSIGCRIKIDDVVKDERTVNTLNAYTYCLDKSG